TCAAAGGACCCCATGACCACCCAAATCCAGCTGCATATACACACATCAACACTAGTACCAAAATGGCATAGTTCTTAGACATAGTTTCACTCCCAGAGACTCCTATCTGACTCCCTAGAACAGAAGCCACAGCCACCTTCACAAAAGAGTAAAAATCACAAGTGAGTTTAGatggtatattttttttaggggggggggttgaagcTCCTGGTCGGATGGCCCCTACTGGGGCAAGGGGCCAACGAATAACACACATGGGTATCAACAATGGTAGATTTTTTTAAGTTTCACAAGAGTGGAAACATCATTTCACAGCCCTATATGTCCAGGGAGGATCATATTACGTCGTTTTACACCCATGTTGTGGAGATTATTTCCTAATTCGATAGAACAAGTTTTCGTTGCACCAAGATCCACCCCTTTACCGGAGCCCAAATGTTCATATCCATTAAATATAGTAAATCCAAAGAAAAtgtttgcagagagagagagagagaatgctgACCTGGCCAAGGATCATCTGGATCCCACCCTGCAAGAACAGAACTCTCCGACCATACCGGTCCACTAAACCAGTCGACACGAGAATGGAGCCGAGGTTGACCACGCCCAATATTAGAGCCGCCATGAGAGCCGCGCTGCTGCCGAAGCCGACTGATTGGAAGAGGACCGGCGCGTAAAACGCTATCACATTAATCCCCGTGAGCTGTGTAAATAAAGGTATCGCCACGGACATCACGAAGTGGGGCCTGTATTGCCTCTCAAATATGGTCTTGAACGGCTCTTGGCTTGCGGCTTTCATGGCTTCGGTGGTCTTGATGAGAGCGTTTAGCTCGGCTTCCACATTTGAGTCGACTCCTCGAGCTCGGCGTAGCGATTGCTCAGCCTTTTCCAACTTGCCACGTTCCACAAGACTACTCGGAGTATCAGAGATGAGTAGGGCACCAATTGTCATGACCATTGCAGGTAAGGCTGCCAGGCCGAGCGAGAGGCGCCAGCCCCACTTGAGCCGAGATGAGCCGTAGTTCAACGCATTAGCTATGACTACACCTGTGCCAAGGAAGAACTGGAAACCGGTGTTGAACGCGCCGCGCCATTTGGGTGGCGCCATCTCCGATAAATACACGGGAGTTGCCTTCAGTTTGCAAAATTAACTAGAATTAGTGAGATAGGAATCACTTTGAACAGAAGTCTCTTCATCAAATCACATTGCGGAAAAATGTATCCAGTCATATTTATGGCAATACACGAGggcttaaaaataaaaaattaaaatgatatACACAATACCGAGGGTACAcaacctctctcctctttaacgATATGGGTCTCTTATATATGAATCATGAGACAATCCCTCATTcttaaaacaaattaaaatgatGTACACACAAGTACACTACCGATGGTatacaatctctctcctctttgacGATATGGATCCTTTATATATGAATCATGAGACAATCCCTCATTcttaaaacaaattaaaatgatGTACACACAAGTACACTACCGATGGTatacaatctctctcctctttgacGATGTGGGTCCTTTATATATGAATCATGAGATAATCCCACACTGAATTCCTCTGTGGCGCAATAAGGCGTCTGTTGCACATTAACGGCCAGTAAAAATACTCAGGCACGGAGCCTAAGGTGTTAGATGCTCATTAGATGCCCTGTTGCTCCACAGAGGACCCAAGTCCGACAATCCATCATATGTGCCCATTGGCTTGGCATGGGAGGGAGATGTCAATGAATGTTGGTAGTAAGTAGATCTCTCCCCTTACTTTAATACACCtatattaagggtgtcaattggtcaatTCAGTCCGATTTCAATTGTATTGTGGgtcaaactaaaaccaaaccattgAGCTGAAATTGGCTTCAGGTTTGGACTCTTTATTGGGCTGGCTTAATTGGCTCTTACCGTACTACCAAGTcggtttccttttcatatttttttacttaatGGGCACAAAATAGTAATGTTGAAGAAGCTCACCCACCTGGTTAGTGAAACCAACACCAAATCCAAGCAAAATGCGGCCCAGTATGAGCATTTCAATATTAACAGCAGCACCATTGATGACCGCTCCAATGAAGAAGGTGAAACCACCTAGAACCATGGTGGCTCTGCGACCCAAAGCTCTTGTGAGGCGACTAGCCACAAAGGATGCAGCCATCCCAGCTATGTATAATGAAGAGGTGAATGATGTGAGAGCTTGACTGTTGAAGATACAGTAAACGTTTTTCTCAGCGGCTAACATCTTCCTCAGTACCGATGGGAAGAATTTTTGGAGGAAAGGTTCCATCGTCGTCACTCCCCCTGAAAAAAGAAATTCGTAGTACGTTAAAGTAATGCGACATAGACCTTCAGACTTCCTTCTTTAACAGTCATTTTTGTGTGCATATGATACATATTagatataaattaaaaattgtTTAAATTTTATAAACATGCTATCCACACCAGCACCTACTCATTTGATCGAATAGTATGAGATGGGATTGAAATATATACTCGagtggagaggatccaaattcgGGCTCTATATATGTTCACTGACTCATGATGGggtgtgaaatttttttcactatCATCTCACTCATCCAACAATCTAGTCAGTGCGGTTAAGACCATAGCATATAACGCTATGGATAGGAAGACTGTGATCAAAGAATCACAAACAATGTTGCAAACTCACCTTTTAACTTAAtattattgtttgatttttctatccaaaaaaaaaaaaaatcatactctTCATGTAAATTAATtttctataaaagaaaaattatatgatatatatatatatatatatatacaccctTCGTGTAAACTTTTTACTAATGTGTTAAAAAATTTATTCCAAGTTTTTTAGAATTGAACTCTCGCATTCTTTACTTCAGACACTTCCCATCACTACCTGTGTCTTAAAATTAACCGTACAAATTATCTCCTCCAATAAACAAAAAAGTTAATAAAAGATTACTTAAACGGCCCATATAAAAAGGTTTTCTATGTGATCAACCTAATTTGTGTCATGTGGAGGGTGACAAGATGTTTACCAAATTTTATTGGCAAAGTATCAACGTTTTCATAAATAAGGTAtgacttatattttttttttaacaaatgatTTAGATTGTCACCATAGCTAATTCTCAAATACGTGTAACAAACACGCACAGGGTTTAAAAATCGGAACCACATCATCGAATCAATGTCAAGCCCGATTCTGATGCAAGCCAAGTCGAATTGACCTCTCCTCACAGCTTTTTtaggattccacccaatcttgaccAATTTCAGTAGTTTCCAAACCGATTTCAATCAATTTCAATCCGAATAAGTTAAGAAACGGGTCTAACCAATTTGGAGGTCCATTCCAGCTTTTAACCACAAGTTAAATTTAAGCTCCTAAATTTAAGTGGAAATAGGTGGTTACTTGGTCATGCATCCCTAAGTTAGTCCTCAGCCTGGATTTAGTCTCGGTATTAGTATCAGAGAGGATCGGTGCATATCGATTACTTTTACCctttgatttttagaaaaaaatatacattttttttaaaactattttacccctaaaacaaAACGAATAATCGATCGAAATCAGTGAAGAATCTAGGATTATTCTCAACCGATATTAATACAATACGATCAATACGATAcaaatacttgaaaccatgatccaTCACGCTCCCTAATAGAGTTTCTTCTTCCGAAAAATCTTTTTTGCTTCATCACCGTAGAATTCGTTACCTAAAAATAATAGTGGCTCACGGTGGGCTCCAATTCCATGTCAATCAGAGTCTTTGATACCATCGGTGGTGGCAAATTTAGCACCGCAAACGAGTTAAAANNNNNNNNNNNNNNNNNNNNNNNNNNNNNNNNNNNNNNNNNNNNNNNNNNNNNNNNttttttttttttttttttttcacttgtgtTCACGAGCTCGCCAACAGTCTAGGTAGCACTCAGCACTGAGAAACAAGAGAAACAGGGCCAGAGCTTCCCTGATTTCTCTAAATCTTCACATCATCTATTttaccagagagagagagtgaaagaaaGTTGTTGCAGATAATTGGTTCAACAAAATGTAACTTAAAAGAGAATCAGAGgaccttaacaaaaaaaaaacagaggaaataATGAAGGATACAGATGCacttagggagagagagagagagagagagagagagagagagagagagagacctgaaATCCCGATGTCGTAGCCAAAGATtaagccaccagaagcagcaACGATGCAGGTGATCACCACCGACGCCGTTAACCTCCCTCCAAAGCCACTGACATTTCCGTCACCAACTGCTAACAGTCCTCctgccattctctctctctctctctctctctctctctctctctctctctctctctctctctctctctctctctgtgtggaTGAGCGGAGGGGACAAGGGATCGCGTTTATATATCACGACTAAAAAGAACGTTCACAGTGTACTTTCTTGTCCCAGTTAAGTATGTTTCATTTGTAAATTAATGATATACACCAATTACAAGTTGGACTTTTGAGGGTAAGAGAGCTTccgaagaaagagaaagagaatgacACATTGGGGCGGCGCACAGCCTTTTACCAATGGATCCCTCTCCCAAAAGTTTTACCTAAAACACACCATTTTTCCATCTAGAAGCTGGTGGAGGGATTATCTAACCGCGCCTGGCCCACATAACCTGAGGATGTGAGTATGAAATCGAAACTGTTTATCGCAATCGAATCAGGCCGTTTATATGGAAATCGTAAaactatttaataaatggtttgattatagtttcaagttttaggccgattagctaaacagcttgaaaccgaaccgatctATTTAACCCAtgatttcaaaccgaattgaaactgtaaaaatcaaaccttttaaattgtaaaaatcaaaccgt
This genomic stretch from Macadamia integrifolia cultivar HAES 741 chromosome 2, SCU_Mint_v3, whole genome shotgun sequence harbors:
- the LOC122072246 gene encoding sugar transport protein 5-like, encoding MAGGLLAVGDGNVSGFGGRLTASVVITCIVAASGGLIFGYDIGISGGVTTMEPFLQKFFPSVLRKMLAAEKNVYCIFNSQALTSFTSSLYIAGMAASFVASRLTRALGRRATMVLGGFTFFIGAVINGAAVNIEMLILGRILLGFGVGFTNQATPVYLSEMAPPKWRGAFNTGFQFFLGTGVVIANALNYGSSRLKWGWRLSLGLAALPAMVMTIGALLISDTPSSLVERGKLEKAEQSLRRARGVDSNVEAELNALIKTTEAMKAASQEPFKTIFERQYRPHFVMSVAIPLFTQLTGINVIAFYAPVLFQSVGFGSSAALMAALILGVVNLGSILVSTGLVDRYGRRVLFLQGGIQMILGQVAVASVLGSQIGVSGSETMSKNYAILVLVLMCVYAAGFGWSWGPLSWLVPSEIFPLKIRPTGQSISVAVNLAGTFVLAQTFLSMLCHFKFGIFLFYAGWIAIMTLFVALFLPETKGVPLELMHTVWENHWYWRRFVKQESPTTTTLPKQMD